A segment of the Synechococcus sp. CBW1002 genome:
GCGGCGCGAGCGCTCATGGCTGGGGGCTGTGAAGAAGTCTTCAGGCTCGGCTTCCTCCACCACCCTCCCTTCCGCCATCAGCACCACCCGACTGGCCACCTGCCGGGCGAAGCGCACCTCGTGGGTCACCACCACCATGGTCATCCCTTCGCTGGCAAGGTTCTGCATCACATCCAGCACCTCCCGCACCATCTCGGGATCAAGGGAACTGGTGGGTTCATCGAACAGCATGATCCGCGGTTCCATGCAGAGGGAGCGGGCGATTGCCACCCGTTGCTGCTGGCCGCCCGAAAGTTGACCGGGATACTTCTGGGCCTGTTCGGCGATACCGACCCGCTCCAGGAGTTGCAGGGCCTGACGACGCACCTGTTCGCGGGAACGACGGCGCACCAGCACCGGCGCCAGCATCAGATTGTCGAGCACCGTGAGATGGGGAAAGAGATTGAATTGCTGAAACACCATGCCCACCTCACGCCGGACCGTATCGATCTGCTGCAGATCGTCCGTGAGGGCGATGCCATCCACCTCGATCGTGCCCTTCTGGAAGGTTTCCAGGGCGTTGAAGGTGCGCAGAAAGGTGCTCTTGCCCGACCCCGATGGCCCCATGATCACCACCACCTCCCCCCGCCGCACTGAGAGATCAACGCCGCGCAGGGCGTGAAAGCCATTCGGGTACCACTTCTGCACTCCCCTGGCCTCGATCATCAGGGGCATGGACCGGCCGTCGCCCTGAGGATTCGGGGTGTCCAGAGATTGCGGCAGCGGTGGAGTCATCGGAAAGGCACCGAAGCGGTGAAGGATGGGGGGAGAGCCGAGAGGCTGATCTGGGCTGCTGGCTCAGGGTGCATCAGCGAATGCTGGAAATGCGTCAGCGGGAGCTGCCGGTGATGTGGGGATCCAGGCGACGTTCCAAGGCCCGGCTGCCCAGGCCCAGAGCTGCGCAGCAGATCCAGAACAGCACCGCCAGCGTGAGATAGACCTCACCGTTGCGGCCCAGGAAGGCGGGGTTGGCCATCACCGTGCGGGCGATGCCGAGCAGTTCCATCAGGCCGATCAGCGAAAGCAGTGTGGTGTCCTGCAACAGAGAGATGAACTGCCCAACCATTGCCGGCAGGGCCACCCGCAGGGCCTGCGGCAGCACAACCCGCTGCATCGCCAGCCAGTAGGAGAGCCCCAGGCTGCGGGCCGCCTCAAGCTGTCCGCCAGGCACCGCTGCCAGACCGGCCCGCACAGCTTCCGCCAGGTAGGCCGCGGCAAAGAGGGTGAGCACCCAGGCGGCCCGCCAGACCCGATCGGCAGTGAGCCCCCCGGGGAGCAGGAATCCGAGGATGTTCTGGCCCAGGAACAGCAGGGTGATCAGTGGCGCCCCGCGGATGAACTCGATGTAGAGCACCGATCCCCAGCGCAACAGCGGCAGCTCGCTGCGGCGCCCCAGGGCCAGGAGCACCCCCAGGGGGAAACAGAGCAGGATCGCCAGGCTGGCTTCCACCAGGGTGAGCAGCAGGCCACCCCAGGCGGTGGGATGCACATCGATCAGGCCGATGCCGCCGTTGATCAGGCCAAGCCCCACCAGATAGAGCACGGGCCAGAGCAAGGGCACCAGGCGCAGCACCGGTGGAGGCAGTCGCCGTCCCCAGCGGCCCGCCAGCCAACGCAGGGCCAGCAACAGGGCTGCCAGGCCCCACCAACGGCCGGCGATCGACGCCGACAGCTCCAGGAACCAGGGTGTCCAAAGGGCCAGGAAGGTCAGCAAGGCTGCGGCAATGCGGTCGTTACGGGGCCAGAGCTCGCCCCTTCGATCGGCGCGGGGGTAGGCGCGCAGCAGCCCCCAGCTGAGGCCGGCGGCGGCCGAGAACAGGGTCGTGATCAGCCAGAGCCGCCACTGCTCGGCCTCCGGGTAGCGCCCCACGGCGAACAGGGTGCTGTTCAGCCGGATCACCGCCCACTCGGCCTGGCTGAAGGCCCAACGCAGGAAGCCCGCCCCTGCCAGCAGCAGCAGGGTGATCAGGCCGATGCTGAGGGCTCCGTCGGCGGGGCTGGAAAACAGCTCGCGCCGCAGCCACAGCAATGCGGAGCGGGACGGATTGGCGGCGGAGCGCGCCGGATGGGCGGGGGAGTGAGTCATCAGCGCTCCTTGATCTGAACGAGGTGATTGAGCCCGTTCATCAGCGCCGAAATCAGCAGATCCAGGATCAGATACGCCCCCATCAGCAGCACCACCACCTCCACGGCACGACCCGTCTGGTTGAGGGTCGTTTCGGCCACGGAATAGAGATCGGCGTAGCCCACGGCCACCGCCAGCGACGAATTCTTGGCCAGGGAGATGTACTGGGTGTTGAGGCCGGGAATGATCACCCGCAGCGCCTGGGGCAGCACGATGCGGCGCAGGGTGGTGAACCAGCGCAGCCCCAGGGAGGCCGCCGCCTCCCACTGACCCCTGGGCACGGCGGCGATGCCACCGCGCACCACCTCGGCAATGAAGGCCCCCGAATAGATCACCAGACCCGTGATCAGGGCGGAGAACTCCACCGACAGCCGCAGGGGGGCCTGCCAGACGCCATTGACCAGCTGGGGCCCGGCCCAGCGCAGACCCTCAGCGAAACCGGCCACATAGAGCCCCGACTTGGCCAGCACCACACCCGGAATCTGCAGGGCAGCCGTGCCGTTCGGCAGGGTCAGGAACACCACGAAATACCAGAACACCAGCTGCAGCAGCAGCGGGATGTTGCGCACCACTTCCACGTAGGTCCGCACCAGGGCCCGCAAGAGGCCGTTACTGCTGAAGGCCGCCATCCCCGCCGCTGTCCCCAGCAGGGTGGCCCCCACCAGGCCGGTGAGCACGGCGCGCAGGGTGTTCACCAGCCCTGCCAGCAGGCCCCGCCAGTAGGGCATGGCCGCATCAAAGGGCAGCAGCGATTCGGCAATGTCAAAGCTGGCGGGCTGCCCGAGCCAGCGCCAGCTCAGCAGCATCCCCGCCGCCGTGAGGTTGCGGATCAGATTGCCCAGCAGAAAGGCGATCAGCAGCAACACCAGCAGGGCGACCAAGATCTGGATCACCCAGGGCAACACCCGGCGGTTGCGCCACCAGGCGATCGTCACCGGCTGGCGCGGTGGGGGCTCGGCCGCCGGCATCAGCGGAAGGGGGGCGAGTAGATCAGGCCGCCATCCTTCCACTGGCGATTGAGGCCGCGATCCAGCTTCAGCCTGGAGCCAGGACCGACATTGCGATCAAAGATCTCGCCGTAGTTGCCGCTCGCCTTGATCGACTTCACCACGAAATCAGCCGGCAGACCCAGCTGGCGGCCGAAATCCCCTTCCACACCCAGGAAGCGGCGCAGGTCCGCCAGGTTCGCACTGGCCTTGGCCTCGGCGAGCTTGGCGTCCACGTTGGCCTGGGTGATCCCCAGTTCCTCCGCCTGCATCAGGCCGTAGACCGTCCAGCGCACGGCATCGGCCCAGACCGGATCGCCATTGGTGGTGGCGGGGGTGAGGGGCTCCTTGCTCAGCACCTCCGGCAGCAGGGTATGGGCGCTGGGATCGGGGAAGCTGGTGCGCTTGCCCGCCAGCTGCGAGCGATCGGAGGTCACCGCCACGCAGCGCTTACCCAGATAGGCGGCGTAGGTCTGGTCACTGGTCTGGAACTTGAGCGGCGTGTAGGGCACCTTCAGCTCGCGCATCCGGTCGGCCAGGTTGAGCTCGGTGGTGGTGCCGCTCTCCACGCAGATCGGCTTGCCAGCCAGATCTTTGAGACTGTTGATGCCACTGCCCGTCGGCGCCATCACCCCCTGGCCGTCATAGAAGGTGGTGGGGCCGAAGCTGAGCCCATTGCCACCAGCCGAGTCGCGACTCAGGGTCATGGTGGTGTTGCGCGACAGCAGATCCACCTCACCGCTTGCCAGGGCCGCAAAGCGTTCGGTGGAATTGAGATCGCGGTATTCCACCTTGGAGGGATCACCCAGCAGGGAGGCTGCCACCGCCTTGCAGACGTCCACATCGAGGCCGCTGTAGGCACCGCTGGACTCGACGAAGCTGAAGCCGGGCAGCTTGCCCTCGACCCCGCAGATCAGCCGCCCGCGCGCCTTGATCTGAGACATCTTCGGGCTTTCCAGACCGGTGGCGCCCTCCGGAGCGCAGGCCGTGAGCAGAGGAAGGCCCGCCAGCAGGGCCGTCACGGCCAGACCCAGGCGCCTAGAGCCCAGGCCGGGAGCCTTCCCAAACAGGGGTCGGACCGCCTTGGCAACGGTGATGGAGCGCATCAGGGGCCGGAAACTCTCCGGATCTTCTCACGCATTCCCCCTACAGCAGGTTCAGCCGCTGCGTTGCTCTCGCCAGCGCAGCATCTGCCAGACGAGAAAGACCAGCACCAACGGCAGCACGGCTGCCACCACCACGAAGCGGAACGGATCCGCCATGGCGGGGGCGCTGTTGCTGAGGATCTGTTCAGTGAGGTAGAGGCCGTAGAGCAGCACAAGGATGCCGCCCTCCAGCCGCGTGATCACCCCCTGGGTCCAGAAGATCGGCAGGCAGGCCAGGGTGGTGAGCACCATGATCGGCAGATCGCGGCTGATCATCACCGGATCCACCCCCAGGCCGCGGCCGCCGGACACCGTGGCGCAGATCCCGAGGATCAGGAACTGGTTGAGCAGGTTGCTGCCCACCACATTGCCGATGGCCAGATCGGTCTTGCCGCGGTAAGCCGCCACCACCGAGGTGACCAGCTCCGGCATCGAGGTGCCCGCCGACACGATCGTCAGGCCGATCACGGTATTGCTCACCCCGAGGCCCACAGCGGCGGCGGTGGCTCCATCCACCAGCAGCTTGGATCCCCCCACCAGCAGCAGCAGTCCCGCAGCGAGCCGGGCGATGGCCACAGGTGTGGAGCTGGCCTCGTTCTCCTCCATCCCATCGGCCGACTCCTCCGGGTGTTCGCTGGCCGTGCGACTTTCCCAGACCAGATTGATCACGGTGCCCACCAGCAGGGCGACGCCGGCCTGCCAGGTGAGGCGACCGCCGGAGGCCATCCCCCACACGGCCATCGACACCCCCAGCAGCAGAGGCACATCGCGGCGCACCAGCCGACTCTGGACGCGCAGTGGCATCACCAGGGCACTGCAGCCGAGCACCACCAGCACGTTGAAGATGTTGCTGCCCACCACGTTGCTCACGGCCAGGGCATCACCGCCGGCACCTCCCTGCAGGGTCGAGAGCAAACTCACGAACAGCTCCGGGGCGCTGGTGCCGAGCGACACCACGGTGAGGCCAATCACCAGCTGGGGAATGCCCAGGAGCAGGGCCACTGCCACCGAACCAGCCACAAACAATTCACCGCCGCCGAAGAGCAGAAGGATGCCGCCGACGATCTGCAGGGAACTGATCAGGAAGGGCATAGCAGCCGCGGCCATGGGGCCATGCAGTGCGGCGATTCTGAAGGGCGTCGCTCCTCGATTCCATCAGCAGCTCTCATGCACCCAGAGCCGCTTCTAGATTATGGATTGTGCAAAGTCTTCGGCCGGGCAGTCCCGACCACGAGGACAACCCTCAAGATCCAGCAGCCGATGGAGCAGTCGATCGAACCCGTGGCCCAGGCAGAACCCGAGGGGGGCAGGCCCTGCTCCATTGCCCACGTCATCGCACCGGCAAGGGTTCTGCGCGGTCCAGGGGCGTGGCTGGACTCCCTCGACGCTGTGGCGACCCTGACGCGCCGGCCCCTGCTGCTGGGCCGCAGCAACGCCACCCAGTCCCTACGCGCCTCCCTGCTGGTGGATCTTCAGGGTCATGGTTGTGCCCCCACCTCTGCGGAGCTGCAGCACGACTGCTGCGAAGAGGATCTCGAAACGATTGCGCTCCAGGCCCAGGCCGCCCGCTGTGACGGCGTCATCGCCGCTGGAGGCGGCAAGGTTCTCGACGCCGGCAAGTTGCTGGCCGATCGTCTCGGTCTGAGCTGCGTCACCGTTCCCACCAGCGCCGCCACCTGCGCGGGCTGGACAGCCCTGGCCAATCTCTACTCCCCCACTGGAGCCTTCCAGGGTGACGTAGCGCTGCAGCGTTGCCCCGATCTGCTGGTGTTCGACCATCGGCTGGTGCGGCAGGCGCCGCTGCGTACCCTCGCCAGCGGCATCGCCGATGCGGTGGCCAAGTGGTACGAGGCTTCGGTGAGCAGCGGTGCCAGCCAGGACGGTGTGACCCAGCAGGCCGTGCAGATGGCGCGGGTACTGCGTGATCAGCTGCTGCTGGAGGGTGTGGAGGCCCTGGCCCAGCCGGGCGGTGCCGCCTGGGACCGTGTCGCCGAGGCCTGCGGCCTCACCGCTGGCCTGATCGGTGGCATCGGCGGTGCCCGCTGCCGGACAGTGGTGGCCCATGCCGTTCACAACGGACTCACCCAGCTCCGGGCCAGCCACGGCGCCCTCCATGGCGAGAAGGTTGGGTTCGGGATTCTGGTGCAGCTGCGGCTTGAGGAGGTGGTGGGCGGCAGCCAGCTCGCCGCCCAGGCGCGCCGCCAGTTGCTGCCGTTCTTCCGCGCCCTCGGCCTGCCGGTGACCCTGGAGGATCTGGGCCTGGCCGGAGCCAGCCTGGTCGATCTGCAGTCGGTCTGCGCCTTCGCCTGCCAGGAGGGTTCGGATCTGCACCATCTGCCCTTCCCCGTTGGCGAGGAGGAACTCCTCGCAGCCTTGGTGAGCACCACGGTGTGCCGGGCGCTGGCAACAGATCGGCTGTCAGCTGAGCGGCCGTCAATGTGACCCAGCTGCTGAAGCCAGCGGCTGGTGCCGTCGGGGGGGAAGCGCTGCTGCAGCAGGCGGCGCTCAACCTTCTGGATCCCGAGGGGCGTTCCCTGGCCTCTTCAGTGCAGTGGTGGTCGCTGCCTGGTCTGGGGGATGACGGCATGGCCTGGCCCGTGGCGGTGCTGGGGCAGGGGCCGCCCCTGCTTGCTCTCCACGGCTTCGACAGCTCCTTTCTGGAGTTCCGGCGATTGGCGCCGTTGCTGGCCAGGCGGCACCGTCTCTATATCCCCGATCTGTTCGGCTTCGGTTTCAGCCCCCGCCCATCCAAGGGGGATTATTCCCCCCGCGGTGTGCTTCTCCATCTTGAGGCGCTGCTGGAGCGCATCGCTTCATCCAGTGCAGCAGGTTCTGATGCGTCGATCAGCCTGATCGGGGCCTCCATGGGTGGATCGGTGGCGGTGGAGCTGGCGCGGCGCCACCCGGCTCGGATCGATCGCCTGCTGCTTCTGGCTCCAGCCGGGCTGACGGGAAGACCGATGCCCCTGCCGCCCCTGCTCGATGGCCTGGGGGTGCGCTTTCTTTCCCTCCCAGAGGTGCGCCGTGGGCTCTGCCGCAGTGCATTCGCCCAGCCGGACCGAGATGTGGGAGAACCGGAGCTGGAAATCGCCTCCCTGCATCTGCGCACTCCTGGCTGGGCAGAGTCGCTGCGTCGCTTCGCGCGCTCCGGCGGCTTCGCCGGCTGCGGCCAACCCCTGCCGCATCAGCCCATCCGGGTGCTCTGGGGCGCCGACGACCGCATCCTGAGGTCACCGCAGAAACGGGCTGCCCTGGCTCTTCTTGGCGATCGGATTGTGGAGCTGGAGGCCTGTGGCCATCTTCCCCACATCGATCAACCCCTGCAGGTGGCGGACACCTGGTGGTCCATGGTCGAGACCCCATCGCTGCGCAGGGATCCAGAGCAGCCCATGCAATCCAGTTCAGAAAAGCAGCCCGTGGGTGACCCTTGATGAGCAGCACGTCTCCCCTGCCCGAATCCCCCCAGGATCCCCCTACTCCTGCTCCCCCTTCCGCAGGGGCGGCCAACGCTCCAACCGAGAAGGAGTCCGGTCCTGTCATGCAACTGATCGCCACCGGTCTGCAGCTCTGGATCCGGCAGCAGTGCGAGTCGATCGAGAGCCTCGATCTTCAACTGGAGGGCTCGGCCCTGCAGCTGCTGCGCGGCCGCCTCAGCGGTGTGCGGCTGATGGCGCGGCGGGTGCGCTACCAGGATCTCGAAATCGAACTGGTGGAGCTTCGTGCCGACCCGATCCGGGTGGCCGTCGGCAATGTGCTGAAGGGGCAATCAGTCCAGCTGGAGGATCCGTTCGGAATTCGTGGCCAGGTGGCCTTCACCGCTGAAGGGCTCTCCCGTTCCCTCAGCCGGCCCCAGTGGCGCTCCCTCGGCGACTGGCTTAGCGAGCAGCTGCTCGGCCTGGTGCCGCTGGTGCGGCTGCGGATCCAGCAGGACCGGCTGGTGCTGGCCGCCCAGGCGGTGGGTCAGTCCGGGCTGCTCGAGCTGGAGACTGACCTGCAGGCTGTAGGGGGCACCGTGGAGATCCGTGCCGTGGACAGTGGCATCCGGGCACGCCTGCCGATGGACCCCAACATCACGATCGAGCGCGCCAACCTCGAGGGGGGCATGGTGCAGCTCCACGGCCGGGCGCAGGTCTCACCCTGAGCGGTTCCACACGACTGGCCCATCCACGCACCGACAACCGGCAGGCTGATGCCTAACCCACGCTGGCTCAACCCGGCGGATGAAACTGCTGCATCAACAGGCCTCGCTGATATTCCAGAGACAGGCCCTCGAGATGGGAACGGGCCTGCTCGTGCAGGCGTGGATCCACCTGATCAAGCACATTGCCCGGTGGCACCTTCATGCGCAGCACCAATCCCAGCGCATCAAACAGTCGGACCTGGTCGCTCTGCCAGCCCTGGTAGTCAGCGGCAAGGGCCATCAGAGCATCCGCTGAGGCAGCCCCATCGTCGACTTCAGCCCGCATGGCCTGCACCTGAGCCAAGCGCGCCGATGTGACCAGCGCATGGGCTGCGGCGAGGGCGGCCAGGGCATCGCTCACTTCCCTTTTGAGTACGGTCATTTCCCTGTTGAGAACGGCGTTCTCCACCGAAAGCGGTTCCCGCAGGGCAGGGCATTGGGCGGCGGCAGGCGAGATGGCCTTGGTCAGGGAGCCCACTGGCAACGACGCCGGACCCGTCGGGGGTGGAGGCGGATCGAGGGCTTCTCCCCAGGCGAGCAGCACCCGGCCAAGGCGGCGGCGTAGTCCACGCAGCGGACCGGGAATGGGGTTCCGGATGGCGGAGGGCATCTGACGTCTTTGGCGATGGAGCTTCTGGATGGTTCCAATCTGACCGGTTTCGCCGAAGGATGACCAGGGCGGGGAACCCCCAAGCCCCGAACCGATCAGCCAGCTCTGAACTCATGGCTGAGTGTCGATCGCTGGGAGGCTCTCGGCCTTGGCATCGGCTGTGGCTTCTGAGTTGGAACCACCGGCCCTGGAGCAGACACGATTACGGCCCTGCCGCTTGGCCCGGTACAGGCAATCGTCAGCCTGGAGGATCAGGTCTCGAATTCGGCTGCCGCCGGAGGGCACCAGACTGGCCACGCCAAGGCTCACGGTCACATGGGGGGCCGTGGGGGACGCCGCATGGGGCAGATGTTGCTCCTCCACGCTATGGCGAACCCGTTCCGCCAGTGCGCAAGCGGGCGCAAGTGCGGTTTCCGGCAGCACGATGGCAAATTCCTCGCCGCCATAACGGGCAATCAGATCGCTGGAGCGATTCACCGCCGAGGCCATGGACCGAGCGATCGCGATCAGACAATCGTCTCCGGCCCCGTGGCCGTAATGGTCGTTGTAGTTTTTAAAGTGATCAACATCCAGCAGGATCAGCCGCCAGGGGCAAGGATTGACGTTGGCAGCTGTTCCATTCGTGCTCCCCAAGTCTGTCGAAGGCTCGTCGATTCGCCAGGCCAGTGAGGGCATCGTGGAAGGCATAGCGTGATAGGAGGTTGGCCTGCTGCTTCAGTCGAAGCTGGGTGCGTACCCGAGCTTTCACTACGGTATGATTAAAGGGTTTCGTAATGTAATCCACAGCGCCAAGATGCAGGCCGCGGGCCTCCTCTTCCGGATTGTTCATCGCCGTGATGAAGATCACTGGAATGTCCTGGGTGGCCTGATTGCTCTTCAGCCGGCGGCATACCTCAAAGCCGTCCATATCCGGCAGACGGACATCCAGAAGGATCAGATCGGGTGGATTCATCCGGACAGCCTCCAACGCCTCAGCGCTGCCTCCAGCCGTGCTGATGATGCCTTCGTCCTGGAGCACCGTTGTCAGAAGCTGACGATTGAACCGCTCATCGTCGACGATCAGAATCCGCGGTGGCAGCTGCGGACTGTTTAGCGGGTCGCACATCACATCAGATGCCTACAGGTCGGATCGGTCTCTAGGGCCTGGGTTGCTGCGGATACCGGGACGGACAGACGTCGCGTTCGAGTAAAAACACATTAGGGCTGAGCCACACCCTTTTCGTCCATGATCCCAAGGATGCGGTCGTTGTCGATGCGGCGGAAGCAGTCAATGATTGGGAGGGAGTCGTAGACCATGGCGGCACTCACCTGCCCACGGCACTCCACCATCCGCAGCCGTGCACAGCTGTGCTGAGTGGCCAGCAGGGCTGTGGTCATCTGCAGGGCCGGCCTCCAGAATGGTGCCTTGAGAAAGGGCATCCGGCGAAGGCTGCGCATCGCCAAAGGGTTGGGCACTACCCGCACGATGCCACCGCGAGCGCCCCGGAACAGCAGCGGATGCACCGTTTCCGCATCCACGAACTCCTTGCCATACCAACCGGAGGCCTCGAGCCAGCCGTCCATCGGATGACCCGTGCGAATCTCGGCTCCGCGCCAGAGGCCGATCAGGGCGGCAGCGTCGACCGGCGCCAGAGAATCGAACCAGTTCAGAGCGTCTTCCGTGCTGGCCTGGCGGCTCTCGAGAATCGCGCTTGGCGCGCTGGCGGTTGCGGTCACAACGGTGTTCAGAGGTTGGGGGAGTCGATGTTCAGGCGCTGGGCCGGAAGAACGTCAAGGAAATGACAGAGATGCAGCATGGCCGTCCGGTCAAGAGGAGGGTAGGTGGATGAAGCAGCGATTGGATATCCGCCCTTTGCGGCCGGTCGACATCGCCCATGTGACGGCCTGGGCTCGCGCCGAAGGCTTTGCACCTGGTCAGGGAGATGTGGCG
Coding sequences within it:
- a CDS encoding amino acid ABC transporter ATP-binding protein, with protein sequence MPLMIEARGVQKWYPNGFHALRGVDLSVRRGEVVVIMGPSGSGKSTFLRTFNALETFQKGTIEVDGIALTDDLQQIDTVRREVGMVFQQFNLFPHLTVLDNLMLAPVLVRRRSREQVRRQALQLLERVGIAEQAQKYPGQLSGGQQQRVAIARSLCMEPRIMLFDEPTSSLDPEMVREVLDVMQNLASEGMTMVVVTHEVRFARQVASRVVLMAEGRVVEEAEPEDFFTAPSHERSRRFLDQIL
- a CDS encoding amino acid ABC transporter permease — translated: MTHSPAHPARSAANPSRSALLWLRRELFSSPADGALSIGLITLLLLAGAGFLRWAFSQAEWAVIRLNSTLFAVGRYPEAEQWRLWLITTLFSAAAGLSWGLLRAYPRADRRGELWPRNDRIAAALLTFLALWTPWFLELSASIAGRWWGLAALLLALRWLAGRWGRRLPPPVLRLVPLLWPVLYLVGLGLINGGIGLIDVHPTAWGGLLLTLVEASLAILLCFPLGVLLALGRRSELPLLRWGSVLYIEFIRGAPLITLLFLGQNILGFLLPGGLTADRVWRAAWVLTLFAAAYLAEAVRAGLAAVPGGQLEAARSLGLSYWLAMQRVVLPQALRVALPAMVGQFISLLQDTTLLSLIGLMELLGIARTVMANPAFLGRNGEVYLTLAVLFWICCAALGLGSRALERRLDPHITGSSR
- a CDS encoding ABC transporter permease subunit (The N-terminal region of this protein, as described by TIGR01726, is a three transmembrane segment that identifies a subfamily of ABC transporter permease subunits, which specificities that include histidine, arginine, glutamine, glutamate, L-cystine (sic), the opines (in Agrobacterium) octopine and nopaline, etc.); the encoded protein is MPAAEPPPRQPVTIAWWRNRRVLPWVIQILVALLVLLLIAFLLGNLIRNLTAAGMLLSWRWLGQPASFDIAESLLPFDAAMPYWRGLLAGLVNTLRAVLTGLVGATLLGTAAGMAAFSSNGLLRALVRTYVEVVRNIPLLLQLVFWYFVVFLTLPNGTAALQIPGVVLAKSGLYVAGFAEGLRWAGPQLVNGVWQAPLRLSVEFSALITGLVIYSGAFIAEVVRGGIAAVPRGQWEAAASLGLRWFTTLRRIVLPQALRVIIPGLNTQYISLAKNSSLAVAVGYADLYSVAETTLNQTGRAVEVVVLLMGAYLILDLLISALMNGLNHLVQIKER
- a CDS encoding amino acid ABC transporter substrate-binding protein, which codes for MRSITVAKAVRPLFGKAPGLGSRRLGLAVTALLAGLPLLTACAPEGATGLESPKMSQIKARGRLICGVEGKLPGFSFVESSGAYSGLDVDVCKAVAASLLGDPSKVEYRDLNSTERFAALASGEVDLLSRNTTMTLSRDSAGGNGLSFGPTTFYDGQGVMAPTGSGINSLKDLAGKPICVESGTTTELNLADRMRELKVPYTPLKFQTSDQTYAAYLGKRCVAVTSDRSQLAGKRTSFPDPSAHTLLPEVLSKEPLTPATTNGDPVWADAVRWTVYGLMQAEELGITQANVDAKLAEAKASANLADLRRFLGVEGDFGRQLGLPADFVVKSIKASGNYGEIFDRNVGPGSRLKLDRGLNRQWKDGGLIYSPPFR
- a CDS encoding calcium/sodium antiporter, with protein sequence MPFLISSLQIVGGILLLFGGGELFVAGSVAVALLLGIPQLVIGLTVVSLGTSAPELFVSLLSTLQGGAGGDALAVSNVVGSNIFNVLVVLGCSALVMPLRVQSRLVRRDVPLLLGVSMAVWGMASGGRLTWQAGVALLVGTVINLVWESRTASEHPEESADGMEENEASSTPVAIARLAAGLLLLVGGSKLLVDGATAAAVGLGVSNTVIGLTIVSAGTSMPELVTSVVAAYRGKTDLAIGNVVGSNLLNQFLILGICATVSGGRGLGVDPVMISRDLPIMVLTTLACLPIFWTQGVITRLEGGILVLLYGLYLTEQILSNSAPAMADPFRFVVVAAVLPLVLVFLVWQMLRWREQRSG
- a CDS encoding iron-containing alcohol dehydrogenase family protein translates to MEQSIEPVAQAEPEGGRPCSIAHVIAPARVLRGPGAWLDSLDAVATLTRRPLLLGRSNATQSLRASLLVDLQGHGCAPTSAELQHDCCEEDLETIALQAQAARCDGVIAAGGGKVLDAGKLLADRLGLSCVTVPTSAATCAGWTALANLYSPTGAFQGDVALQRCPDLLVFDHRLVRQAPLRTLASGIADAVAKWYEASVSSGASQDGVTQQAVQMARVLRDQLLLEGVEALAQPGGAAWDRVAEACGLTAGLIGGIGGARCRTVVAHAVHNGLTQLRASHGALHGEKVGFGILVQLRLEEVVGGSQLAAQARRQLLPFFRALGLPVTLEDLGLAGASLVDLQSVCAFACQEGSDLHHLPFPVGEEELLAALVSTTVCRALATDRLSAERPSM
- a CDS encoding alpha/beta fold hydrolase, producing MTQLLKPAAGAVGGEALLQQAALNLLDPEGRSLASSVQWWSLPGLGDDGMAWPVAVLGQGPPLLALHGFDSSFLEFRRLAPLLARRHRLYIPDLFGFGFSPRPSKGDYSPRGVLLHLEALLERIASSSAAGSDASISLIGASMGGSVAVELARRHPARIDRLLLLAPAGLTGRPMPLPPLLDGLGVRFLSLPEVRRGLCRSAFAQPDRDVGEPELEIASLHLRTPGWAESLRRFARSGGFAGCGQPLPHQPIRVLWGADDRILRSPQKRAALALLGDRIVELEACGHLPHIDQPLQVADTWWSMVETPSLRRDPEQPMQSSSEKQPVGDP
- a CDS encoding DUF2993 domain-containing protein gives rise to the protein MSSTSPLPESPQDPPTPAPPSAGAANAPTEKESGPVMQLIATGLQLWIRQQCESIESLDLQLEGSALQLLRGRLSGVRLMARRVRYQDLEIELVELRADPIRVAVGNVLKGQSVQLEDPFGIRGQVAFTAEGLSRSLSRPQWRSLGDWLSEQLLGLVPLVRLRIQQDRLVLAAQAVGQSGLLELETDLQAVGGTVEIRAVDSGIRARLPMDPNITIERANLEGGMVQLHGRAQVSP
- a CDS encoding diguanylate cyclase is translated as MPSLAWRIDEPSTDLGSTNGTAANVNPCPWRLILLDVDHFKNYNDHYGHGAGDDCLIAIARSMASAVNRSSDLIARYGGEEFAIVLPETALAPACALAERVRHSVEEQHLPHAASPTAPHVTVSLGVASLVPSGGSRIRDLILQADDCLYRAKRQGRNRVCSRAGGSNSEATADAKAESLPAIDTQP
- a CDS encoding response regulator, coding for MCDPLNSPQLPPRILIVDDERFNRQLLTTVLQDEGIISTAGGSAEALEAVRMNPPDLILLDVRLPDMDGFEVCRRLKSNQATQDIPVIFITAMNNPEEEARGLHLGAVDYITKPFNHTVVKARVRTQLRLKQQANLLSRYAFHDALTGLANRRAFDRLGEHEWNSCQRQSLPLAADPAGC
- a CDS encoding DUF4334 domain-containing protein; amino-acid sequence: MTATASAPSAILESRQASTEDALNWFDSLAPVDAAALIGLWRGAEIRTGHPMDGWLEASGWYGKEFVDAETVHPLLFRGARGGIVRVVPNPLAMRSLRRMPFLKAPFWRPALQMTTALLATQHSCARLRMVECRGQVSAAMVYDSLPIIDCFRRIDNDRILGIMDEKGVAQP